The Pseudomonas sp. R4-35-07 nucleotide sequence GCATAACGCCCGCTCTCTATCGGCAATTCTTGCAACTTGCATGACTTTAGGAAGTTCAATTTAGTTAACTTGCTGAAATATAAGGATTTTATTTTTTGTTTACGCTGGCACGCTGCCTGCACTGTCCTTTTTGAGACTTGTAACACTATTTTTCATGCCTGGAGCAAAACAACAATGATCACATCCTCATCCACGCTGCAAGAGTCGAGCGCGCTCTCCGGGGTTTCCTGGGGGGCGATTTTTGCTGGTGCCGCTGCGGCGGCTGCGCTGTCCCTGATCCTGGTGCTGCTGGGCTTCGGCCTGGGCTTTTCGGCGGTATCGCCGTGGGCCGACAGCGGCATGAGCGCCAGGGGGCTTGGCATTTCCACGATTGTCTGGCTGGCTTTCACCCAAATCGTCGCGTCGGGCCTGGGCGGTTACATTGCCGGCCGGTTGCGCGTGAAGTGGGCCAACATGCATGGCGATGAAGTGTACTTTCGCGACACCGCCCATGGTTTCCTGGCCTGGGCAGTTGCGACGCTGATTACCGCGATGCTGGTGGTCGGTTCGGTCAGCAGTGTGGTCAGTGGCGGCGTGAAAGCCGGTGCCAGTGTTGCCTCGGGTGCCGCCAGCAGCATGACTCAAGCCGCCGGCAACGCAGCAAAAGGCGCGCACAGCGGTGATTTCGGCTACTACGTCGACAGCCTGTTCCGCGACGATCGCCCTGCAGCTGTCAGCGATGACGCCGCACATGCCGTGGTCGGTCGCATCTTCGCTCGCACCCTGAGCAATGATGGCCAACTGGCGCCGGAAGACCGTACCTACCTGGCCCAGTTGATCAGCCAGCGCACCAACCTCAGCCAGGCCGATGCCGAAGCGCGTATCGACAAAGTGTATGGCGATGCCCGCAAAGCCATCGAAGATGCCAAGGTCAAAGCCAAGCAAGCCGCTGATACAGCCGCCAAAGTGGCTGCCTACACGTCGCTGTGGACCTTCGTTGCCCTGCTGATCGGCGCGTTCTTCGCCAGCTTCGCCGCCACCTTCGGCGGTCGCCGCCGCGATGCTGTGGTGTACGTCGAAACCGAAACCTACGTTCGTTAATTCAAGGAGAACATGATGCGCTCATTACTGCTGTGGTTCCTCGGCATTCCAATTCCGTTGATCATCCTGATCGCAATTTTCATGCACTAAACCCGAGCAGTACTCGGTCCCATGTGGGAGGGGGCTTGCTCCCGATGGCGGTGGAACAGTCGATGCTGCAAGCGACTGACACACCTCCATCGGGAGCAAGCCCCCTCCCACATTTGGTTTGCGGTGAGCCCGCTTCAGTCGTCGAACCCTACCTGCTCGTGAATCTCATCCACCTTCAGTTCCAAGCGATACGCCACCGCAATGAACAATGCCTGGCACAGGCACAACGTCGCGCTCAAAGAGCGGAAGGCGAACGATGAACCTTCATTGACCAACAACACTGCATTTGCCCGCTTGGCCAGGGGCGACAGGTTGCTGTCGGTGATGATCAGCGTTTTGGCCTGGTGATGCTGGGCGATGCGCAGGCAGTGTTGGGTCTCTTTGCCGTAGGGCGTGAAGCTGATGGCGATCACCAGGTCATTGGCGCGCACGCTGCGCATCTGTTCGCGGTAACTGCCGCCCAGGCCCGAGATCAGGTGGATGCGCTTGTTGGTGTGCTGCAGGTTGTAGACCAGGTAATCGGCCACCGCGAATGAGCGGCGCACACCGACCACATAGATATTGTCGGCATTGACCACCAGGTCCACGGCCTTGTCGAAGGCCACGTCGTCGAGCTCCATCCCCAGGCGCTCGATGCCCGACAGCGTCGCGTTGACGCATTCACGCGCCAGGTCGCCGCCGCTGGCCTTCTGCGACTTGTTGGCGATCATGCTGCGGATGCGTTGCTGGTAGTTCTGCACCGGCGTGGTCTTGTGGGTGTACGCCTCGCGAAACAGCGCCTGCATCTCACTGAACCCGCTGAAACCAAACCGCTGGGAGAAGCGCACGATGGCCGACGGATGCACTTCGCATTCACGGGCGATGTCGCTGATACGGTCGACCATGATCCGGTCGCTCTGCTGGCTCATGTAGCTGGCGATGCGCTTGAGTTGGCGCGGCAGGCTTTCGTATTCGTCGGTGATCAGCTGCAACAGGCGTTCGGCATTGATCGGAGGGCTGGCGATCGTATCTTCCAGGTGGGTCTCGGGATCGGTGCGGGACATGGGCAATCCTTCTGGCGTGTTCGTCTGGTGCGCTGATGGGTGGCGCAAGTCTACAGGGTAGGCGCAAAAAAATACCTCGGCATCACGGCCCGCCTGGGCTGCTGAAACGATGCACGACGGCTGCCGCAGCATTATGCTGACGTATTGGAAAAAATATTCCACTAAAAATAATTATGGAATAAATATTGATTGCGGCCGCCGGACGTTCTAGTCTGCTCCCACCAAGAGCGTTTGCCGTCGCCACGGCGGCACAACGCAGGCTGATAAAAATAAAAGGAGCCAGCATGGGCCAGACTCGTTTTGCCAGTGGGCGTCAATTGGATCTGATTTGCCTCGGACGCCTGGGCGTCGACCTCTATGCGCAGCAAGTGGGGGCGCGGCTTGAGGACGTGTCCAGTTTCGCCAAGTACCTCGGCGGTTCCTCCGCCAATATCGCCTTCGGCACGGCACGGCTGGGGCTCAAGTCGGCCATGCTCAGCCGCGTGGGCGACGACCACATGGGCCGCTTCCTCCTGGAATCCCTGGCCCGTGAAGGCTGCGACGTCAGCGCGGTCAAAGTCGACCCGGAACGCCTCACCGCCCTGGTGCTGCTTGGCCTCAAGGACCGTGAAACCTTCCCCTTGGTGTTCTACCGCGAAAACTGCGCCGACATGGCCCTGCGCGCCGAAGACATCAGCGAAGCCTTCATTGCCTCCAGCAAGGCGCT carries:
- a CDS encoding MurR/RpiR family transcriptional regulator, with amino-acid sequence MSRTDPETHLEDTIASPPINAERLLQLITDEYESLPRQLKRIASYMSQQSDRIMVDRISDIARECEVHPSAIVRFSQRFGFSGFSEMQALFREAYTHKTTPVQNYQQRIRSMIANKSQKASGGDLARECVNATLSGIERLGMELDDVAFDKAVDLVVNADNIYVVGVRRSFAVADYLVYNLQHTNKRIHLISGLGGSYREQMRSVRANDLVIAISFTPYGKETQHCLRIAQHHQAKTLIITDSNLSPLAKRANAVLLVNEGSSFAFRSLSATLCLCQALFIAVAYRLELKVDEIHEQVGFDD